Proteins encoded in a region of the Saccharothrix ecbatanensis genome:
- a CDS encoding LacI family DNA-binding transcriptional regulator, with amino-acid sequence MASRQVTLAEVAKQAGVSLATASRVLNGSTRQVSEELRERVLGTARKLGYLPNASAQALARNSSVLVGLVVHDIADPYFSSIAAGVTRIAEDAGLVVVLGTTGRDPDREVELVNTLRAHRARAVVIAGSRTTDRNASRRLAEEITAFTAQGGRVACVSQAKLGTDTVVPANRSGARALARQLAALGHRKFAVLAGPPQLLVARDRLAGFKAGLADEGLDLPDANVFASDFTRDGGHAAMAGLIAARTGATCVFAVNDVMAMGAMAGLREHGLRVPEDVSVAGFDDIPTLRDLVPALSTVRLPLEEMGERAARLVLDDVVAGPRTVRVAGEVVLRASTSTSSGIGLR; translated from the coding sequence TTGGCGTCGCGGCAGGTCACGCTGGCGGAAGTGGCGAAGCAAGCGGGCGTGTCGCTCGCGACCGCTTCGCGCGTGCTCAACGGCAGCACCCGGCAGGTCAGCGAAGAGCTGCGCGAACGGGTGCTCGGCACCGCGCGCAAGCTCGGCTACCTGCCCAACGCGTCGGCGCAGGCGCTGGCCCGCAACTCCAGCGTGCTGGTGGGTCTCGTCGTGCACGACATCGCCGACCCCTACTTCTCCAGCATCGCCGCCGGTGTGACGAGGATCGCGGAGGACGCGGGCCTCGTCGTGGTGCTCGGCACCACCGGCCGCGACCCGGACCGCGAGGTGGAGCTGGTGAACACCCTGCGCGCGCACCGGGCCAGGGCCGTGGTGATCGCGGGCAGCCGCACCACCGACCGGAACGCGTCGCGCCGGCTCGCGGAGGAGATCACCGCGTTCACCGCGCAGGGCGGCCGGGTCGCGTGCGTCTCCCAGGCCAAGCTCGGCACGGACACCGTCGTGCCCGCGAACCGCTCCGGCGCACGGGCGTTGGCCCGGCAGCTCGCCGCGCTGGGCCACCGCAAGTTCGCCGTGCTGGCCGGTCCGCCCCAGCTGCTGGTGGCACGCGACCGGCTGGCCGGGTTCAAGGCTGGACTGGCCGACGAAGGCCTGGACCTGCCGGACGCGAACGTCTTCGCCAGTGACTTCACCCGCGACGGCGGTCACGCGGCGATGGCCGGCCTGATCGCCGCGCGCACCGGCGCGACCTGCGTGTTCGCCGTGAACGACGTGATGGCGATGGGCGCGATGGCGGGTCTGCGGGAGCACGGGCTGCGGGTGCCGGAGGACGTCTCGGTGGCCGGGTTCGACGACATCCCCACCCTGCGCGACCTGGTGCCGGCGCTGAGCACGGTGCGGCTGCCGCTGGAGGAGATGGGCGAGCGGGCGGCCCGACTGGTGCTGGACGACGTGGTCGCCGGCCCCCGCACGGTCCGGGTGGCGGGCGAGGTCGTGCTGCGCGCCAGCACGTCGACATCCAGCGGTATCGGACTGCGCTGA
- a CDS encoding dihydrodipicolinate synthase family protein has protein sequence MTSVLLPGRDGAFRKHHLSAPRTWETGPFTSRVAFAAAHVVADPFAGNGTGAPAVLDWDATLAYRVRLWEHGFGVAEAMDTAQRGMGLDWDTALELIRRSAAIGGGRLSAGVGTDHDTADPLTAYREQLAAVVEAGAQPILMCSRKLAAAARGPEDYQKVYAALLEETDQPVILHWLGTAFDPALEGYWGSSDVATATGHFLDLIKAHPDKVDGVKVSLLDASHEVGLRRALPDGVRCYTGDDFNYPELIAGDSVGHSDALLGIFDAIAPAASTALRALDAGDLDRYDEVLAPTVALSRHLFGAPTYYYKTGVVFLAWLGGFQDAFAMVGGLQSARDVVHLGEALRLADLAGLLPDPDLAAARWGRLLDVLT, from the coding sequence ATGACCTCCGTCTTGTTGCCAGGCCGGGACGGCGCGTTCCGGAAGCACCACCTGTCGGCGCCGCGCACGTGGGAGACCGGACCGTTCACGTCACGGGTGGCGTTCGCGGCGGCGCACGTGGTGGCGGACCCGTTCGCCGGCAACGGCACCGGCGCGCCCGCCGTGCTCGACTGGGACGCGACCCTCGCGTACCGGGTGCGGCTGTGGGAGCACGGTTTCGGCGTCGCCGAGGCCATGGACACCGCGCAGCGCGGCATGGGCCTGGACTGGGACACGGCGCTGGAGCTGATCCGGCGCAGTGCCGCGATCGGCGGCGGCCGGCTGTCGGCGGGCGTCGGCACGGACCACGACACCGCGGACCCGTTGACGGCGTACCGCGAGCAGTTGGCGGCCGTCGTGGAGGCGGGCGCGCAGCCGATCCTGATGTGCAGCCGGAAGCTGGCCGCCGCGGCGCGCGGGCCCGAGGACTACCAGAAGGTGTACGCGGCGCTGCTGGAGGAGACCGACCAGCCGGTGATCCTGCACTGGCTGGGCACGGCGTTCGACCCGGCGCTGGAGGGCTACTGGGGCTCGTCGGACGTCGCCACGGCCACCGGGCACTTCCTGGACCTGATCAAGGCGCACCCGGACAAGGTCGACGGGGTGAAGGTGTCGCTGCTGGACGCCTCGCACGAGGTGGGGCTGCGGCGGGCGCTGCCTGACGGCGTGCGGTGCTACACCGGTGACGACTTCAACTACCCCGAGCTGATCGCCGGGGACTCCGTCGGCCACAGCGACGCGTTGCTGGGCATCTTCGACGCCATCGCTCCGGCCGCGTCCACCGCGTTGCGGGCGTTGGACGCGGGTGACCTCGATCGGTACGACGAGGTGCTGGCGCCGACCGTCGCGTTGTCGCGGCACCTCTTCGGGGCTCCTACGTACTACTACAAGACCGGCGTGGTGTTCCTGGCCTGGCTGGGCGGGTTCCAGGACGCGTTCGCGATGGTCGGCGGGTTGCAGTCGGCCCGTGACGTGGTGCACCTCGGTGAGGCGCTGCGGCTGGCGGACCTGGCCGGGTTGCTGCCCGATCCGGACCTGGCCGCGGCTCGGTGGGGACGGCTCCTGGATGTGCTGACATGA
- a CDS encoding Gfo/Idh/MocA family protein: protein MAVRTIGVALNGVTGRMGYRQHLVRSILAIRERGGVRVGDDVLVPEPLLVGRNAAKLKEIAERHDLPRWTTDLDAALGDPDVSVYFDAQVTSAHVSALTAAIDAGKHVYSEKPVAATPEEVQGLARHADAAGVKHGVVADKLYLPGMRKLRRLLDAGFFGRVLSVRGEFGYWVFEGDWQTAQRPSWNYRAEDGGGIVVDMFCHWSYLLEGLLGPVEAVTARAVTHIPQRWDENGAPYEATADDAAYAIFEMAGGVVAQVNSSWTTRVNRDELVEFHVDGTLGSAVAGLRNCKVQSRAITPKPVWDPDVPSSIDFRSQWQEVPDNEVFDNGFMVQWEEFLKHVAVDAPFAHNFHSGVRTVRLAALGLESSRTGRRIEVPA from the coding sequence ATGGCGGTGCGCACGATCGGCGTCGCGTTGAACGGGGTCACCGGGCGGATGGGGTATCGGCAGCACCTCGTCCGCTCGATCCTCGCCATCCGCGAGCGCGGCGGGGTCAGGGTCGGCGACGACGTGCTGGTCCCCGAGCCGCTGCTGGTGGGCCGCAACGCCGCCAAGCTGAAGGAGATCGCCGAGCGGCACGACCTGCCGCGCTGGACCACCGACCTGGACGCCGCGCTGGGCGACCCGGACGTGTCGGTCTACTTCGACGCGCAGGTCACGTCGGCGCACGTGTCGGCGTTGACGGCGGCGATCGACGCGGGCAAGCACGTCTACAGCGAGAAGCCGGTGGCGGCCACCCCCGAGGAGGTGCAGGGCCTGGCCCGGCACGCGGACGCGGCGGGCGTGAAGCACGGCGTGGTGGCCGACAAGCTGTACCTGCCGGGCATGCGGAAGCTGCGGCGGCTGCTGGACGCCGGGTTCTTCGGCCGGGTGCTGTCGGTGCGCGGCGAGTTCGGCTACTGGGTGTTCGAGGGCGACTGGCAGACCGCGCAGCGGCCGTCGTGGAACTACCGGGCGGAGGACGGCGGCGGGATCGTCGTCGACATGTTCTGCCACTGGAGCTACCTGCTGGAAGGGCTCCTCGGGCCGGTGGAGGCGGTGACCGCGCGGGCCGTCACGCACATCCCGCAGCGGTGGGACGAGAACGGCGCCCCCTACGAGGCGACGGCGGACGACGCGGCGTACGCGATCTTCGAGATGGCCGGCGGCGTGGTGGCGCAGGTGAACTCGTCGTGGACGACGCGGGTGAACCGCGACGAGCTGGTCGAGTTCCACGTGGACGGCACGCTGGGCAGCGCGGTGGCCGGGTTGCGCAACTGCAAGGTGCAGTCGCGGGCGATCACGCCCAAGCCCGTGTGGGACCCGGACGTGCCGTCGTCCATCGACTTCCGCTCGCAGTGGCAGGAAGTGCCGGACAACGAGGTCTTCGACAACGGGTTCATGGTGCAGTGGGAGGAGTTCCTGAAGCACGTCGCGGTCGACGCGCCGTTCGCGCACAACTTCCACTCCGGGGTGCGCACGGTGCGGCTGGCCGCGCTGGGCCTGGAGTCCTCCCGCACCGGTCGCCGGATCGAGGTGCCGGCATGA